From one Methanocalculus alkaliphilus genomic stretch:
- the rpoA2 gene encoding DNA-directed RNA polymerase subunit A'': protein MNEEYIERIESFSLPETIHNLITAWLKGREVEEHVFARILDRICRINDAHLPVKTHDQLISLLLKKEDQENPVTDDQFEEIIARVINEYGLTRIEPCEAVGIIAAQSIGEPGTQMTMRTFHYAGVAEINVTLGLPRLIEIMDARKEPSTPTMTIYLEDGYREDRDRAREVSWDVEASPLHEFGDIVTDMENMRVIVTLNKAVCDKRRIQISEILERAPAKIRERRHYRDFEFDVNEAEGVIRFTPKDQLSYQNLFQLVEHVRNVIVQGIDDIRRVVVRKESGEYILYTEGSNLKDVFEVEGVDTTRTRTNNISEIAQILGIEAARNAIIYEANSTLREQGIGVDVRHIMLVADMMCMDGEVKQIGRHGIAGEKESVLSRAAFEVTVNHLLDASIAHEHDVLCGVTENVIVGQPIQLGTGDVRLVVRPMNNITRTGEN from the coding sequence ATGAACGAGGAATATATTGAGAGAATTGAGTCATTCAGCCTTCCCGAGACGATCCATAATCTGATAACAGCATGGCTCAAGGGAAGGGAGGTCGAAGAGCACGTCTTTGCACGTATTCTTGATCGTATCTGCCGGATCAATGATGCCCACCTTCCCGTCAAGACCCATGATCAGCTGATCAGTCTCCTCCTGAAGAAAGAGGACCAGGAGAATCCGGTGACTGATGATCAGTTTGAAGAGATTATTGCGCGTGTCATCAATGAATACGGCCTCACCAGGATAGAACCATGTGAAGCGGTCGGGATCATTGCTGCCCAGTCGATAGGTGAACCGGGCACACAGATGACGATGCGTACCTTCCACTATGCGGGTGTCGCTGAAATTAACGTCACTCTGGGTCTTCCCCGTCTCATTGAAATTATGGATGCCAGGAAAGAGCCATCGACCCCGACGATGACGATTTATCTCGAGGATGGATACCGTGAGGATCGTGATCGCGCCCGTGAGGTTTCATGGGATGTTGAAGCATCTCCACTCCATGAGTTTGGTGATATCGTCACCGATATGGAAAATATGCGTGTCATCGTCACCCTGAACAAGGCGGTCTGTGATAAGCGGAGAATACAAATCTCCGAGATTCTTGAGCGCGCACCTGCGAAGATCCGCGAGCGCCGCCATTACCGGGACTTTGAGTTTGATGTGAATGAGGCCGAGGGCGTCATACGTTTCACCCCAAAAGACCAGCTAAGCTATCAAAATCTCTTCCAGCTCGTAGAACATGTCAGAAATGTTATCGTGCAGGGTATCGATGATATCCGGCGTGTCGTTGTCAGGAAAGAATCCGGAGAGTATATCCTATATACTGAGGGCTCCAATCTAAAAGACGTATTCGAGGTTGAGGGCGTGGATACCACGCGAACCCGTACGAATAATATCAGTGAGATTGCTCAGATTCTCGGAATCGAAGCCGCACGAAACGCCATTATTTACGAGGCGAACAGCACGCTTCGTGAGCAGGGTATCGGTGTCGATGTCCGGCATATCATGCTCGTTGCAGATATGATGTGCATGGATGGAGAGGTCAAACAGATCGGTCGTCACGGTATTGCAGGAGAGAAGGAGAGCGTCCTTTCACGTGCGGCGTTTGAGGTGACGGTCAATCACCTCCTCGATGCGTCGATAGCGCATGAACATGATGTCCTCTGCGGTGTCACAGAGAATGTCATCGTGGGCCAGCCAATTCAACTCGGAACGGGTGATGTCCGGCTGGTAGTCAGGCCGATGAATAACATCACCAGAACAGGTGAGAACTAA
- a CDS encoding 50S ribosomal protein L30e, whose translation MDFNTSLRRAMKTGTVTLGRNSTEASIQESTARLVIIAQNCPEDFKKFVEAQENLAVYPYKGSGRQLGRECGKDFIVSALAVIEPGESDILTLQRA comes from the coding sequence ATGGATTTCAATACATCTTTACGCAGGGCAATGAAGACCGGAACGGTCACACTTGGCCGGAACAGTACAGAGGCAAGCATTCAGGAATCGACAGCACGCCTTGTCATCATTGCACAGAACTGCCCGGAAGACTTTAAAAAATTTGTCGAGGCACAGGAGAACCTTGCCGTTTATCCGTACAAAGGCTCAGGCCGCCAGCTCGGCCGTGAGTGTGGAAAAGACTTTATCGTCAGTGCGCTTGCCGTCATCGAACCTGGTGAATCTGACATCCTTACCCTTCAGAGAGCGTAA
- a CDS encoding NusA-like transcription termination signal-binding factor yields the protein MSEITLTEDCMRLISQFENLTGAGARDCVIDDRYDRVIFIINPGEMGLAIGKKGSSIKKASEVLDRRVEVVEYSDDLVQFIRNCLLPAQVLSVTIEGEDDEQVAHVEVNEEDRGLAIGKEGKNILKAKSLVRRQFDISDIELVQE from the coding sequence ATGTCCGAAATTACCTTAACAGAAGACTGCATGCGGCTGATCTCCCAGTTTGAGAATCTCACCGGTGCCGGCGCACGTGACTGTGTCATTGATGACCGCTACGATCGGGTCATCTTCATCATCAATCCTGGTGAGATGGGTCTTGCCATCGGAAAGAAAGGTTCAAGCATTAAGAAAGCGTCCGAAGTGCTCGACAGGCGGGTTGAGGTCGTTGAATATTCCGATGATCTCGTTCAGTTCATCAGGAACTGCCTTCTCCCGGCACAGGTGCTCTCCGTAACCATTGAAGGAGAAGACGATGAACAGGTGGCCCATGTCGAGGTTAATGAGGAAGATCGTGGTCTCGCCATAGGGAAGGAAGGAAAGAATATTCTGAAGGCAAAATCCCTTGTCCGGAGACAGTTTGATATCTCGGATATCGAGCTTGTCCAGGAATAA
- a CDS encoding formate dehydrogenase accessory sulfurtransferase FdhD, translating to MEKNTVSSIRIYDMWDLLPERVVALFVNGRYAATPIIIPDSVEEFVIGYLFSEEIIRNHKDIESIRVEENRVSVLTVDPFRITGRRKTVLSGCGGSTSYIDLTKLPPVRSGFSLSLSEVSSALMECSGGGAFPSEAFLCGKNGVILRSGDLDPLNATDRVIGSGLKAGTAFSETFLIISGLISSEMVRRCLLAGIPILLGRSAPTDLAHRIAGEMNLTLGTISADGALVLYTYPERISAPQ from the coding sequence ATGGAGAAAAATACGGTCTCCTCTATCCGCATATACGATATGTGGGATCTTCTGCCGGAGCGTGTCGTCGCCCTCTTTGTGAACGGGCGCTATGCAGCAACACCGATCATCATTCCTGACTCTGTTGAGGAGTTCGTTATCGGGTATCTCTTCTCAGAAGAGATCATCAGAAACCACAAGGATATTGAGTCGATCAGGGTTGAGGAGAACCGGGTCAGTGTCCTGACCGTTGATCCCTTCAGAATCACCGGCAGAAGAAAGACGGTGCTTTCAGGATGTGGTGGGAGTACATCCTATATCGATCTCACAAAACTTCCCCCGGTCCGATCCGGGTTCTCCCTCTCCCTCTCCGAGGTATCTTCTGCTCTCATGGAATGCTCCGGTGGTGGTGCATTCCCGTCCGAAGCATTCCTCTGTGGTAAGAACGGGGTGATTCTGCGGTCAGGAGATCTTGATCCCCTCAATGCGACCGACCGGGTGATTGGTTCGGGCTTAAAGGCAGGGACCGCCTTCTCCGAGACATTCCTTATCATATCAGGCCTCATCTCTTCAGAGATGGTACGGCGCTGCCTCCTTGCCGGTATCCCGATCCTTCTTGGTCGGTCAGCTCCGACTGATCTTGCTCATCGGATTGCCGGGGAGATGAATCTCACGCTCGGTACAATCTCTGCGGATGGCGCATTGGTCCTCTATACATATCCGGAGAGGATCAGCGCCCCTCAATGA
- a CDS encoding aminotransferase class V-fold PLP-dependent enzyme — protein MREPAVKKNLFWCDSCNVPLLGRRCGCGAEGRSIPLLEPYDLRPALRADMKLIRDLLLAQFGDIPIPKIVILNKSGGTDRADLVIMHGKRFGWLLFDPVKRRHSLEIAPEALPFLLPYATNGILHLDEHLDQSGKVRIGGKRFPLKSPVPDGSVIISYRNKYGTGTVKDGHVRVKELTQVDPVTPKNPDWKRVIEQNRYHLKLLERDALRVIKAHSTDRPIANVSFSGGKDSTAVLYLARKAGVTSAFFIDTGIELPETITYIESMDVPIIRKAGDFFAAVERTGPPGKDHRWCCKLLKLHPLRLYLSEIGPCVTFQGNRWYESWNRADLEETSQNPANPLQLNVSPIRSWRALEVYLYLWWQNAPINPLYDMGLERIGCYLCPAMLESEYETLRTIHPDLTERWDSFLRRWAMKTGMPEGYLEYGLWRWRALPPKMRELCRDHGIVVDKDYTLRPLPAEERGVPGEAVSHDEPGYPIGRIRRDFPIVHEAIYLDSPAMSLSPEPVVNALIEFEHRYRANVGRGVHRFTQIATQRYWHAHTKVARFIHGEAGTTVFTKNTTESINMVASGLDWKPGDRVITTILEHHSNLLPWRALADKGVELEIVGIHSDYTLNMDGLRDALAQGARLVAITHASNAIGTITPVREIGQLCREYGALFLIDAAQSIPHMPFCLQEIDCDFCCFSGHKMLGPTGTGVLWMKEPIIRPIILGGGMVESVSQDGHQAVEGYGRYEAGTPNIAGGIGLGVAVDYLEEIGMEAIRRHEEELTTRLVEGLSGRKGVTVYAPAEPKDRIGVVSFTIDGLHPHEVAERLDADAEILVRSGHHCCQPLMESLGLNDGTVRAGIGLYTTENEVDLLIAAVQEIIEGR, from the coding sequence ATGAGAGAGCCTGCCGTCAAGAAGAACCTCTTCTGGTGCGATAGCTGCAACGTTCCCCTCCTCGGCCGAAGGTGCGGATGTGGAGCAGAAGGACGGAGTATCCCGCTCCTTGAGCCCTACGATCTCAGGCCTGCCCTCAGAGCGGATATGAAGCTCATCAGAGATCTCCTTCTGGCACAGTTTGGTGATATCCCGATTCCAAAGATCGTAATCCTGAATAAATCGGGCGGAACGGACAGGGCAGATCTCGTCATTATGCATGGGAAGCGGTTTGGGTGGCTCCTCTTTGATCCGGTGAAGCGAAGGCACTCACTCGAGATTGCACCCGAGGCTCTCCCTTTCCTCCTCCCCTATGCAACAAACGGCATTCTGCATCTGGACGAGCACCTCGATCAGAGCGGAAAAGTCAGAATAGGTGGGAAGCGGTTTCCTCTCAAATCTCCGGTCCCCGACGGATCAGTCATCATCTCCTATCGGAATAAATATGGAACCGGCACTGTGAAGGATGGCCATGTGCGAGTGAAGGAGCTTACACAGGTGGACCCGGTAACACCAAAGAATCCGGACTGGAAGAGGGTGATCGAGCAGAACAGATACCATCTCAAGCTCCTTGAACGTGATGCTCTCCGGGTTATCAAAGCCCATAGTACTGATCGTCCCATAGCAAATGTCTCATTCTCAGGGGGTAAAGACAGCACAGCAGTCCTTTATCTCGCTCGGAAAGCAGGAGTAACCTCAGCATTTTTCATCGACACAGGGATCGAGCTTCCGGAGACGATTACATATATAGAGTCGATGGATGTTCCGATCATCAGAAAAGCAGGTGACTTCTTCGCAGCAGTCGAGCGAACCGGACCACCAGGGAAAGACCACCGGTGGTGCTGTAAGCTTCTCAAACTCCACCCGCTCCGACTGTATCTCTCAGAGATCGGGCCATGCGTCACATTTCAGGGTAACCGATGGTACGAGTCATGGAACAGAGCGGATCTTGAAGAAACGAGCCAGAACCCGGCAAATCCACTCCAGCTCAATGTATCACCGATCAGATCCTGGCGTGCACTGGAAGTCTATCTCTACCTCTGGTGGCAGAATGCCCCGATCAACCCACTCTATGATATGGGGCTTGAACGGATCGGCTGTTATCTCTGCCCGGCAATGCTCGAGAGCGAGTATGAGACCCTCAGGACGATACACCCGGATCTCACGGAGAGATGGGATTCGTTCCTCAGGCGATGGGCGATGAAGACCGGGATGCCAGAAGGCTATCTGGAATATGGCCTCTGGCGATGGAGGGCACTTCCACCGAAGATGAGGGAGCTCTGCCGGGATCACGGAATAGTCGTGGACAAAGACTACACGCTTCGTCCACTACCTGCTGAGGAGAGGGGAGTACCCGGGGAGGCGGTATCCCATGATGAACCCGGGTATCCGATTGGGAGGATACGGCGGGATTTCCCTATCGTCCATGAGGCTATCTATCTTGATTCTCCGGCGATGAGCCTCTCCCCCGAGCCGGTCGTCAATGCTCTCATCGAATTTGAGCACCGGTACCGTGCCAATGTCGGCCGGGGGGTTCACAGGTTCACACAGATAGCAACCCAGCGGTACTGGCATGCCCATACCAAGGTTGCACGGTTCATCCATGGGGAGGCAGGAACAACCGTCTTTACGAAGAATACGACCGAATCAATCAACATGGTCGCTTCAGGTCTGGACTGGAAACCCGGTGATCGGGTAATCACCACCATCCTGGAACACCATTCAAATCTCCTTCCCTGGCGTGCACTGGCAGATAAAGGCGTCGAACTGGAAATTGTCGGCATTCATAGCGATTATACACTGAACATGGATGGGCTGAGAGACGCACTTGCACAAGGAGCACGGCTTGTTGCGATCACCCATGCATCAAATGCTATCGGAACCATCACCCCGGTCAGGGAGATCGGGCAGCTCTGTAGAGAATACGGGGCGCTTTTCCTCATCGATGCCGCACAATCCATCCCGCATATGCCGTTTTGTCTCCAGGAGATCGACTGTGACTTCTGTTGTTTCTCAGGTCATAAGATGCTTGGACCAACAGGTACCGGTGTCCTCTGGATGAAGGAGCCGATTATCAGGCCGATCATCCTTGGCGGGGGTATGGTCGAATCAGTCTCGCAGGATGGGCATCAGGCTGTCGAGGGATATGGCAGGTATGAAGCAGGAACCCCGAATATCGCCGGGGGAATAGGGCTGGGTGTAGCCGTCGACTATCTCGAAGAGATCGGGATGGAGGCGATACGACGGCATGAAGAAGAACTCACGACACGCCTGGTTGAGGGACTCTCTGGACGTAAAGGGGTTACGGTCTATGCTCCTGCAGAACCTAAGGATCGGATCGGTGTCGTCTCATTTACCATCGACGGGCTCCATCCCCATGAGGTTGCAGAGCGGCTTGATGCCGATGCTGAGATTCTGGTCCGTTCAGGCCATCACTGCTGCCAGCCGCTGATGGAGTCGCTTGGGCTCAACGACGGAACCGTCAGGGCGGGTATCGGGCTGTATACAACAGAGAACGAGGTGGATCTCCTCATCGCAGCGGTACAGGAGATCATTGAGGGGCGCTGA
- the nrdD gene encoding anaerobic ribonucleoside-triphosphate reductase translates to MKDTRQSTLDGAFRPAMPKVRTSFGHMMDWDRSKIENQILQETRLVGTFYGREGAERELAERIAREVEGRIKKLGLTFLSGPLIREIMNMTLLEEGLVDYRNVCTRVGTPVFDAHLIDVGRGFESKDNSNLQENAETSHKKKADKISKEQYLLQLPPELADLHLTGDMHIHDLEYFGTRPFCIDGGTVIPVKSDNRIRSIRADEFVFSGDTLHPDDLSLLTPRGWMRVTKVTRKIPDDGELLRIKTSTGRSLSVTKEHRIPVHTDEGMAIRRADEITEGDILYAVTPSDSVRGEPVREIHLIYELTKTVPEELLEGIYVRGAASLFSDIVRTGQAKSFVAISRALGIEHRKQWYTKGVMPIRHFRSLCEIYGIDDMSGLTVGVTGSNHDLPALLPVTADLMRLLGFFVSEGNYNAFPKVGQYNLAITENHQSAAIQASVKTTLNTYATITRPTRDSTQIYGIDVHRMRAQQVYFGGKIVYLLFRYIFGIPEGSAGKRLPWIVYHADDILLREFLSALFTGDGTVYYRPEKSDCIVNYSTVSASLRQELALLLTTLGIGVHITELYNDETERRILYRIQFHGRKNIDIFSQYCSFLDERQDHIDRFLKQTERINRTEKPERVMAIEPSAPSGSYVYDLFLGGDGSEESHTFYAADGLLIHNCQDWDLRYFFYYGLMPDGNGTKASVAGPAKRPEVAVLHAVKALGSAQTNFAGGQGYYNFLTFLAPYVEGMNKTEIKQLMQMFVYEMTQMMVARGGQVVFSSVQLSPGVPKLWRDKPIVFKGKVWNGEQAPLRTYGEFEREVRHLFATLMEVMLEGDDWGKPFNFPKPEISIEPDFIDEDEDFNRDHPDIPTYRELYLMTFELASKFGTPYYDNQLPAYRGAGEGISCYQCCAYQFSTTAANDTSFDDKLHFRDGAHFSMGSWQVISVNCPRAAYRADHDDEALFAELRGMMDSAVSIFRIKRRWMELVRANGRMPFAMQRPKDPITHERGAVAVDLEGLVYTIGIVGVNEMIQHHTGFQLHETKDAFRFAVRTMTEMEQYAKKLSAEHGMTIALARTPAETTGQRFAVADLLDETYRPHALKIVKGDTKNLFERAKKTLDLPVYYTNGIHVTPSAPVTLTRRMELEHIFFPIVDGGNIFHIWLGEARPDPRGLMDMAMNLCRNTQIGYFAFTRDLTVSLKQFTEYHSDKTPETAGSLSSADRRILI, encoded by the coding sequence ATGAAAGATACACGCCAGTCGACCCTCGACGGGGCATTCCGGCCCGCCATGCCGAAGGTCAGGACTTCGTTTGGCCACATGATGGACTGGGATCGATCAAAGATCGAAAACCAGATTCTCCAGGAGACGCGGCTTGTTGGAACCTTCTATGGCAGGGAAGGGGCGGAGCGCGAACTTGCCGAGCGGATTGCACGTGAGGTCGAGGGCAGAATAAAAAAGCTCGGCCTCACCTTCCTCTCAGGCCCTCTCATCCGTGAGATTATGAATATGACCCTCCTTGAAGAGGGGCTGGTTGACTACCGCAATGTCTGTACACGGGTTGGAACCCCGGTCTTTGACGCACACCTGATCGATGTCGGGAGAGGGTTTGAATCCAAGGATAACTCCAATCTCCAGGAGAATGCCGAGACCTCGCATAAGAAGAAGGCTGACAAGATAAGTAAAGAGCAGTATCTTCTCCAGCTCCCCCCTGAGCTTGCTGACCTTCACCTCACCGGGGATATGCATATCCATGACCTGGAATATTTTGGGACACGCCCATTCTGTATAGACGGAGGCACAGTCATCCCGGTGAAATCTGATAATCGCATCAGAAGTATCCGTGCTGATGAGTTTGTATTCTCCGGGGATACCCTGCACCCTGATGATCTCTCTCTTCTCACCCCAAGGGGCTGGATGCGAGTCACAAAGGTGACGCGAAAGATCCCGGATGACGGAGAACTACTCAGGATAAAGACATCAACCGGCCGTTCGCTCTCCGTCACAAAAGAGCACCGTATACCGGTACATACAGATGAAGGAATGGCTATCCGGCGGGCAGATGAGATTACAGAAGGTGATATCCTCTATGCAGTTACTCCATCAGATTCAGTTCGGGGAGAGCCGGTCAGGGAGATACACCTGATTTATGAACTCACGAAGACTGTGCCGGAAGAACTCCTTGAGGGAATATACGTGCGGGGGGCGGCGAGTCTGTTCTCTGACATTGTCCGAACGGGTCAGGCAAAGTCCTTCGTCGCGATCTCCAGAGCTCTTGGGATAGAGCACAGGAAGCAGTGGTATACAAAAGGTGTCATGCCCATTCGCCACTTCCGGTCATTGTGCGAGATCTATGGTATTGACGATATGTCCGGCTTAACGGTCGGGGTAACAGGCAGTAATCATGATCTCCCTGCCCTCCTTCCAGTCACCGCCGACCTGATGCGGCTGCTTGGATTCTTCGTCTCTGAAGGCAATTACAATGCCTTCCCGAAGGTTGGTCAGTATAACCTTGCAATCACGGAGAATCATCAGTCTGCGGCAATACAGGCATCAGTAAAGACAACTCTCAACACCTATGCAACGATCACCCGTCCTACCCGGGATTCAACACAGATCTACGGTATTGACGTTCACAGGATGCGTGCACAACAGGTCTATTTCGGAGGAAAGATCGTCTATCTTCTCTTCCGGTATATCTTTGGAATACCTGAGGGAAGTGCCGGGAAACGCCTGCCCTGGATCGTGTATCATGCAGATGACATCCTCCTTCGTGAGTTCCTCTCAGCACTCTTCACCGGTGATGGAACGGTGTATTACCGGCCGGAAAAGTCGGATTGCATCGTCAACTATTCCACAGTTTCTGCATCACTCCGACAGGAGCTTGCACTTCTTCTGACAACACTCGGAATAGGAGTGCATATTACTGAGCTGTATAATGATGAAACAGAGCGGAGGATTCTGTACCGCATACAGTTCCATGGAAGGAAGAATATCGATATTTTCTCCCAATACTGTTCATTTCTGGATGAGAGGCAGGATCATATCGATCGCTTCCTCAAACAAACAGAGAGAATTAATCGGACCGAAAAACCTGAGCGTGTTATGGCCATCGAACCATCAGCACCCTCTGGCAGCTATGTCTATGATCTCTTCCTTGGAGGCGACGGGAGCGAGGAGAGCCACACCTTCTATGCAGCAGACGGTCTCCTGATTCATAACTGCCAGGATTGGGATCTCCGCTATTTCTTCTACTATGGTCTGATGCCGGATGGAAACGGGACAAAGGCAAGTGTTGCGGGTCCTGCGAAACGCCCGGAGGTTGCCGTTCTTCATGCTGTCAAGGCCCTCGGATCTGCCCAGACGAACTTTGCCGGGGGTCAGGGATACTACAACTTCCTCACCTTCCTCGCACCCTATGTCGAGGGGATGAACAAGACCGAGATCAAACAGCTGATGCAGATGTTTGTCTATGAGATGACCCAGATGATGGTCGCCCGTGGCGGCCAGGTGGTCTTCTCGTCAGTCCAGCTCTCACCAGGTGTTCCAAAACTCTGGCGTGACAAGCCAATCGTCTTCAAAGGAAAGGTCTGGAACGGGGAGCAGGCACCGCTCCGGACCTATGGGGAGTTTGAACGAGAAGTACGACACCTCTTTGCAACACTGATGGAAGTGATGCTCGAAGGGGATGACTGGGGGAAGCCCTTTAACTTCCCAAAGCCGGAGATCAGTATCGAACCTGACTTCATCGACGAAGACGAGGATTTCAACCGCGACCATCCGGATATTCCGACATATCGGGAGCTGTACCTGATGACCTTCGAACTCGCCTCGAAGTTCGGGACACCCTACTATGATAATCAGCTCCCTGCATACCGTGGGGCAGGCGAGGGGATATCCTGTTACCAGTGCTGTGCATACCAGTTCTCGACAACAGCCGCAAATGACACCAGCTTCGATGATAAGCTCCATTTCCGTGATGGTGCACATTTCTCAATGGGATCCTGGCAGGTGATATCGGTCAACTGCCCACGCGCAGCATACCGCGCCGATCATGATGATGAAGCCCTCTTTGCAGAGTTGCGAGGGATGATGGATTCAGCGGTCTCGATATTCCGGATCAAGCGGCGCTGGATGGAACTGGTCCGGGCAAACGGCAGGATGCCATTTGCAATGCAGCGACCAAAAGATCCCATCACGCATGAGCGTGGCGCGGTGGCAGTCGATCTTGAAGGGCTCGTCTACACCATCGGGATCGTCGGTGTCAACGAGATGATCCAGCACCATACGGGATTCCAGCTTCATGAGACGAAGGATGCATTCCGGTTCGCTGTTCGAACGATGACGGAGATGGAACAGTACGCCAAAAAGCTCTCAGCTGAACACGGAATGACAATTGCACTCGCCAGAACTCCTGCAGAGACAACAGGACAGCGGTTTGCCGTCGCGGATCTCCTCGATGAAACGTACCGTCCGCATGCGTTAAAGATCGTCAAAGGCGATACAAAGAATCTGTTTGAACGGGCGAAGAAGACACTCGACCTCCCGGTTTATTATACAAACGGTATTCATGTCACCCCCTCTGCCCCGGTGACACTCACAAGGAGGATGGAACTTGAACATATCTTCTTCCCGATTGTTGATGGAGGGAATATCTTCCATATCTGGCTTGGGGAGGCACGGCCTGACCCCCGGGGCCTGATGGATATGGCAATGAACCTCTGTAGAAATACCCAGATTGGGTATTTTGCCTTCACCCGGGACCTGACCGTCTCACTCAAGCAGTTCACCGAATACCACTCAGACAAAACACCCGAGACAGCCGGAAGCCTTTCATCCGCTGATAGACGGATACTCATCTGA
- a CDS encoding glutaredoxin family protein encodes MSDSKNIIVYSLEVCPNCEILKNYLQIKGVDYAEISLDDPEALTDLRMNGVFVMEAPVLQIGEEYLTSKELFKDGEVQNSVEELCKR; translated from the coding sequence ATGTCAGATAGTAAAAATATCATCGTCTATTCACTTGAAGTCTGTCCAAACTGTGAAATACTCAAGAATTACCTCCAGATAAAGGGAGTTGACTATGCTGAAATAAGTCTGGACGATCCCGAGGCGCTGACCGATCTCCGGATGAACGGGGTCTTTGTGATGGAGGCACCGGTCCTCCAGATCGGGGAGGAATACCTCACCTCAAAAGAGCTCTTCAAAGATGGAGAGGTACAGAACTCTGTCGAAGAATTGTGTAAACGGTGA
- the thpR gene encoding RNA 2',3'-cyclic phosphodiesterase, which produces MVRLFIAIDLNESCRKTLSSLQNPLIGVKGRLAIVDPSLLHITLKFLGEVPGDQIPSIISALKTISSPPYEIDIRGIASNNPRQPRVIWAEVEDGGRSARLAGTIESILEPLGFPREQRPFRPHITLARVKAFHPDIPGQLKAISQSELPGSAPMPVTSFLLKKSTLTPRGPVYETLAEVQL; this is translated from the coding sequence ATGGTCCGGCTGTTTATCGCAATTGATCTCAACGAATCGTGCCGGAAGACGTTGTCTTCCCTGCAAAACCCCCTCATCGGAGTGAAGGGAAGACTTGCAATCGTGGATCCCTCTCTTCTCCATATTACATTGAAATTTCTTGGAGAGGTGCCGGGTGATCAGATCCCTTCGATCATATCCGCGCTCAAAACCATCTCTTCTCCACCATATGAGATTGATATCCGGGGCATAGCATCCAATAATCCACGTCAGCCGCGTGTCATCTGGGCAGAGGTTGAGGATGGCGGCCGGAGCGCCCGGCTTGCCGGTACGATCGAATCTATCCTTGAACCTCTTGGATTTCCTCGTGAGCAGCGTCCTTTTCGTCCGCATATCACCCTTGCGCGGGTAAAGGCGTTTCATCCCGATATACCCGGTCAGCTCAAAGCGATCTCTCAATCGGAATTGCCAGGTTCTGCTCCGATGCCCGTTACATCCTTTCTTCTGAAGAAGAGTACCCTCACCCCACGCGGCCCAGTCTATGAGACCCTTGCCGAGGTGCAGCTGTGA